Proteins co-encoded in one Aethina tumida isolate Nest 87 chromosome 7, icAetTumi1.1, whole genome shotgun sequence genomic window:
- the LOC109595256 gene encoding venom carboxylesterase-6: protein MLTNFVVLCLQVSCWDDSPIVATKLGRVQGELRSSFSGKEYVAFEGIPYAQPPIGDLRFRDPLPAQEWSEILKPKTTTCVQLSQSNTVIGTEDCLHLNVYTPSPKRHARTNLDVVVHIHGGGFSTESSNSYVSPYFLLDTGIILVTINFRLGILGFLSTEDELIPGNFGLKDQVLALQWIQDNINSFGGNPMSVTLTGLESGAAAVHLHYFSPLSRNLFHRGISQSGTALNHWALQKEPGAKAKKLAIILDCPISDQMLECLRGKSAEVLTEKTRVFQSQMSIAPFGPVVEKVVTETTFLHDHPYRLLLKGEFADVPWVVSNVADEGAEFVKSNRFDYLEDMFGFLGVHMSRIKMLWKMSAPIIFDFRHSIANNKWNHVSGEIYNFYINKLNVPVINGKILAQMIGDRFFVVDTETAVRIQSKRSKSNVYYYRFQYATVGGQVSQGSDTRFMFPNASKTKPTKNDLLMMEQFQSMLVSYASDSLPKFNDAVWEPTEGDEIKYLEIISPTKLEMKTEVDLDTSEFWNGLGFRENQNLFRDD from the exons ATGTTGACCAACTTCGTCGTTCTGTGTTTGCAAG tttcgtGCTGGGACGATTCCCCGATAGTTGCTACGAAATTGGGGAGAGTTCAAGGTGAACTAAGAAGTTCTTTCAGTGGCAAAGAGTATGTGGCCTTTGAGGGCATCCCTTATGCACAGCCACCGATTGGAGATTTGAGATTTAGG gacCCACTTCCTGCCCAGGAATGGTCGGAAATCCTGAAACCAAAAACAACAACGTGCGTACAACTGTCGCAAAGTAATACTGTCATTG gGACAGAAGATTGTTTACACCTAAACGTTTACACTCCAAGTCCTAAAAGGCATGCCAGAACCAATTTGGATGTTGTAGTTCATATTCATGGAGGTGGTTTTTCAACTGAAAGTTCCAACAGTTATGTTAgtccatattttttacttgacACAGGCATAATCCTTGTAACGATCAACTTCCGACTAGGAATACTAGGTTTCTTAAGCACAGAAGATGAACTGATACCGGGAAATTTTGGGCTGAAAGACCAGGTACTCGCCCTCCAATGGATACAAGACAACATCAATTCGTTCGGCGGAAATCCAATGTCGGTGACGTTAACCGGCTTGGAATCGGGGGCTGCGGCAGTTCATTTACACTACTTCTCTCCCTTGTCccgaaatttatttcacagaGGAATTTCCCAAAGTGGAACGGCCTTAAATCATTGGGCCTTGCAGAAAGAACCCGGTGCTAAAGCGAAAAAGCTGGCCATTATTTTGGATTGTCCGATATCGGATCAAATGTTGGAGTGTTTGAGAGGAAAATCGGCGGAAGTTCTCACTGAAAAAACGAGGGTTTTCCAGTCGCAAATGTCGATTGCTCCGTTTGGGCCGGTGGTTGAGAAAGTAGTTACGGAAACGACCTTCTTGCACGATCATCCGTATCGTCTTTTGTTGAAAGGAGAGTTTGCGGACGTTCCTTGGGTTGTATCCAATGTTGCGGATGAAGGAGCCGAGTTTGTCAAAAGTAATAGGTTTGATTATTTAGAGGACATGTTTGGTTTTTTAG GTGTACACATGAGtcgaataaaaatgttgtggAAAATGTCAGCACCAATAATTTTTGACTTCAGACACTCCATCGCAAATAACAAATGGAACCATGTTTCCGGAGAAATCTACAACTTTTACATAAACAAACTAAACGTTCCGGTAATCAACGGCAAAATTTTGGCGCAG aTGATTGGAGACCGATTCTTTGTGGTGGACACGGAAACCGCGGTCAGGATACAATCAAAACGATCCAAATCAAACGTTTACTATTACCGATTCCAATACGCAACAGTTGGCGGTCAAG TATCACAAGGAAGCGATACCAGATTCATGTTTCCCAACGCTTCCAAAACGAAGCCGACAAAGAACGACTTGTTAATGATGGAGCAGTTTCAAAGCATGCTCGTGTCATACGCGTCCGATAG CTTGCCCAAATTTAATGATGCAGTCTGGGAACCGACGGAAGGAGACgaaatcaaatatttggaGATCATTTCACCAACGAAGTTAGAGATGAAGACCGAAGTGGATTTAGACACGTCAGAATTTTGGAACGGTTTGGGTTTTAGGGagaatcaaaatttgtttagggATGACTGA